The DNA window GAGATTTCGGCGCTGTCCGGCAACAGCATCGGCGCAAACAGCGCGCCCGCCACCGGGCCGGGCACCCCGAACGCCTGCTGCGCGGCGGGCGAGGTGAAGCCCACCTTGACCCCCACCGGCGCCCCCAACGCATCGCTCAGCGCCTGCCGATAGGCGGTATAGGCGCAGGCAGCATCGTCGGCGGATGTCACCCCGGGATCGGGCAGCGTCCCGCCCGACAGCCATGCCTGCGCGGCTTCCTTCATCGCCTCGGGCGCGGGACAGTCAGACAGCGCCGGCGTCGCCGACAGCATCAGCGTCAGCGCAATCGCAACATGTTTCATCGGATCCTCCCTGTATCGTCAGAAAGCGATCTTACGCGGATTTCCCGGCTGCGCCAGAAGCGGCTAGATCGAGACCTTGACGAAACTGTCGCGCAGGGCGGCGGACCAGGCGGCGCTCATGTCCATGAAATCGCTATCGCCCTCAAGGATTCGGCGGCGGGCCGAGACCGCGCAGGCGTCCTTTTCGATCACCGCCAGATCCAGCGGCATGCCGACCGACAGGTTCGACCGCAGCGTCGAATCCATCGACAGCAGAACCGCCTTCTGCGCGTCGGCCAGGCTGGTCGCGGGCGTCACCACGCGGTCAAGGATCGGCTTGCCGTATTTGTGTTCGCCGATCTGCAGGAACGGCGTGTCCTCGGTCGCCTCGATGAAATTGCCTTCGGGATAGATCAGGAACATCCGCATGTCGCCGCCCGCGCGCTGGCCGGCGACGATCATGCTGGCCGATGCCTGCTGGCGCAGATCGCGGCACTGGTCTGCGATCTCGCGCCGCGTGCGCGACAGCGTGTCGCCGATGATCGTGGCGACCTGCAACATGGTGGGCGCCTTGAGGATCGAGGTCGTCTCGTCGGCCAGTTCGTTCTCGATGGCCTCGTCAAGCCGCGCCAGCGTGGTCTGCGTCACCGACAGCGACCCGGCCGTCATGATCGCGATCACCCGCTCGGCCGGGTTCTCGAAGAAAAACATCTTGCGATAGCAGGCGATGTTGTCCAGCCCCGCATTGGTGCGGGTGTCGGACAAAAGCACCAGCCCGGCATTCAGTTTCAGACCGACGCAATAGGTCATTGCACGCATATCCCCGGCAAGATCGCGGCCACTCTATGTCTGCCGTCCGGCCGCTGCAATCTCTGCTTCGGCGCGACCGCCGCGGGCGGGGCAGGGGGGTGCTGCCCCCCGTCGCTGACGCGACTCCCCCCGAGGTATTTGTCAAAGAGGGCGAGAATAAGGGCCCTGCCTCGCGCTCTTTCCCAAATACCTGCGGGGGTGAATTGGCCGCAGGCCAAGAGGGGGCCGGCGAGGCCCCTTTTTGCGGCGCCGGATACAGCACGGCCGGCACGATGCCGCTTTCAGCCCTGGCTCTGGCTCTGGCTCTGGAAACTCTCCACCTCATCGACCTGCACCGCGACGTCGAGGTTTTCGACGCCAGCGCCCATGCCGATGCCGCGGATCGGGGCGGCGTCGGGCGCATCCAGCCCCGATCCAAGCCGCACATATCGGTCATCCGGACAGCTTGCATTCGCCGCATCGAACCCGACCCAGCCAAGCGAGCCGACATGGATCTCGGCCCAGGCATGGGCCGCATCCTGCGCTTCGCCGCTGGACGAGGAATGAAGATAACCCGAGACATAGCGGGCCGGCAGATCCTTCATCCGCGCCAGCGCGATCAGCGCGTGGGTGTGGTCCTGGCAGACCCCCTCGCCCTGTTCCAGCGCCTCGGCCGCGGTCGTGCGGGCCTGGGTCACGCCGGGCCGGAAGGCGATGGCGTCGCTGACCGCGTGCGACAGCCTGTGCGCCAGATCCAGCGTATCGTCGCCATGCGCGACCGAATCCGCCAGTTGGCGCAGATTGGCCGCCGGCTCTGTCGCCCGCGTGGTTTGCAGATAGGTCAGCGGATGGATCATCTCGCGATGTCCGCGCAGAACGCCCGCCATGTCGCGCGTCTCGATCCCGCCGCTGCTGATGACGGTGATTTCCTGCGTGGGGCCGCGGACCGTCCACCCTTCGATCCAGTCGCCCGCCCCGTCGCGAAACACCGGGCCGCACATGCCGCCCGCCACCTCGATCTTCCAGTCCTGCGTCTGTTGCCCCTCGAACACCGACGGTTTCAGCCGCAGGCTTTGGACGATGTTCCGGATCGGGCGGTCATAGCGATAGACGGTCCGGTGCGAGATGCGCAATTTCATGGGTCTCACGAGCCTCCCAGAAGGTAATCTTCATGCACCAGCCCCGACACCGCCTCGATCTCGCCGATGAACCAGCTGAGGAATTCGTGCAGCCCCTCGTCGAAGATCGCGTCGATGTCGCGCGCCTGAAGGGCGGCCAGAACCTCGCGCGACTTGTCCCGCGCGGTCGTGGGCACGTTGTCGCCATAGCGTCGGGCGATGCCTTCCAGATGCCACACCGCCTCGTAAAGCGAGGTGATCAGCGATCGCGGGCTTTCGCCGTTCAGGATCAGGAAATCGGCCACCCGGCCGGCCGACACGTCGCCGCCATAGGCCCAGTGAAAGGCGCGATGCGCCGACAGCGCCCGCAGGATCACCTGCCACTGGTAATTGTCCAGACCCGAGCCGACGAACTCGACCCGCGGCAGCAGCACGAAATATTTCACGTCCAGCAGACGTGCCGTCGCATCGGCCCGTTCCAGCCCGTAGCCCAGATGCATGAAGTGCCAGCCATCGTTGCGCAGCTGCGTGGAATTGATCGCCCCGCGCACGGTCGCGGTGCGGCTCAGGATGAAATCCGACAGCGAGGCCGTGTCGACCGCGGATCGCGGCTGGCGTTCGATCTTGCGCAATTCCTGATAGGCGACGTTCAGCGCGTCCCAGGCCGCGCTGGTCAGGGCCGTCCGCACGATCCGACCGCCCTCGCGCGCCTTTTCGATGCAGGACACAACCGATGAGGGGTTGTCGCGGTCGAAGAAAATGAATTCCTCGATCTTCTCCTGCGTGACCTCTCCGTGCTTGCGGGCAAACAGGTTCGATGTGCCCGACGCCTGCAACAGCGAATTCCATTCGTTCTGATAGCCGGCTTCGGTATTGGGCAGCAGGGTGATGCGCTGTCCCACATCCAGCAGCCTGGCTGCGGTTTCGGCGCGTTCCAGATGGCGACCCATCCAGAACAGGTTCGAGGCGGTGCGGCTGAGCATCTGGTCTTTCCCCTATTCCGACAGGACCCAAGTGTCCTTGACGCCCCCGCCCTGCGACGAATTGACGACCAGCGACCCCTCGCGCAGCGCCACGCGGGTCAGCCCGCCGGGCACCAGTTCGATCCGGTCCCCGCACAGGCAGAACGGGCGCAGATCGACATGGCGCGGCGCGATCCCCTCTTCCACGAAGGTCGGGCAGGTGGACAGCGACAGCGTGGGCTGGGCAATGTAGTTGCCGGGGTTGGCCTCGATCTTCTTGCGGAAATCCTCGATCTCCTGCTTGCTGGCCTTGGGGCCGACCAGCATCCCGTAACCGCCCGAGCCGTGGACCTCTTTCACCACCAGATCGGGCAGATTCGCCATGACGTGCCGGTAATCGTCGTCCTTCCACAGCGTCCAGGTCTGGACGTTCTGCAACAGCGGCTCCTCGCCCAGATAGAAACGGATCATCTCGGGGACGAAGGTATAGATCGCCTTGTCGTCGGCCACGCCCGCGCCGGGGGCCGAACAGATCGACACGCCGCCCGAGCGATACACATCCATCAGCCCGGGCACGCCCAGCATCGAATCGGGGCGGAAACACAGCGGGTCCAGAAACAGGTCGTCGATCCGCCGATAGATCACGTCGACGCGTTTGGGACCCTGCGTCGTGCGCATGAAGACGAATTCGCCGTCCACGAACAGATCCGCGCCCTCGACCAGCTCCACCCCCATCAGGTTGGCCAGAAAGCTGTGTTCGTAATAGGCACTGTTGAAATGGCCGGGCGTCAGGATCACGCAGGTCGGGCGGTCGTTGCATTTCGGCGGCGCGACCGATTCCAGCGTGCGGCGCAGAAGATCGGGATACTGGTCCACCGGCTCGATCCGGTTGTGGCGGAACAGTTGCGGAAACATCCGCATCATGATCTCGCGGTTTTCCAGCATATAGCTGACGCCCGAGGGCGTGCGGCAATTATCCTCGAGCACGAAGAATTCGTCCTGGGCGGTGCGGACCAGGTCGATGCCGATGATGTGGGAATAGACGCCGCGCGGCGGCACCACGCCGACCACCGCCTTCTCATAGGCATCGTTGCGATAGACCAGACGTGCCGGAATACGGCCCGCGCGCAGGATCTCTCCGCGGCCATAGACATCGCGCAGAAAGGCGTTCAGCGCCCGCGCGCGCTGCTTGATGCCGCGTTCCAGCTTGCGCCATTCGGCCGGCTCGAAGACACGCGGCATCATGTCGAACGGGATCAGCCGGTCGGGATCGGCGTTCTCGCCATAGACTGCGAAGGTGATGCCGATCCGGCGGAACAGATCCTCGGCCTCGGCCTGTTTCATCTGGCGAAAGTCGGCGGGCATCGTGTCGACCCAGTCGCGCAGCCGCGCATAGGGGTCCCGGACGCGGTCGCCCTCGAACATCTCGTTATAGCAATCCATGGTTCCCCTGTGCAGGATTTCGACCCCGAAGCGGGCGTGTCATCGTTCTGCAACCGGCGTTCGGATCGCGACCCGGCCGTGCGACGTGCACAGGGGAACGGGGCGCCGGGCGGGAAAGTTCCGCATGCCGGCGCGCGTGTGCGCCTGCCGGGGTCAGACCAGTTCGATCGCGATGGCCGTTCCCTCGCCGCCGCCGATGCAGATCGCGGCGACGCCGCGTGTGCCGCCGCGCGCCTTCAGCGCATGGATCAGCGTCACGATGATGCGCGCCCCCGACGCCCCGATCGGATGGCCTAGCGCGCAGGCGCCGCCATTCACGTTCACCTGCGCATGATCCAGCCCCATCCGCGCCATGAAGGCCATCGGCACGACCGCGAACGCCTCGTTCACCTCCCACAGATCGACGCTGTCCCTGGCCCAGCCGACCCGGTCCAGCAGCTTTTCCGCCGCCGGAACCGGCGCGGTCGGAAACTGGCCGGGCGCCTGCGCGTGGCTGGCGTGACCCACGATCCGGGCCAAAGCGCCCTCGCGCGCGGACCCGATCACCAGCGCCGCCGCCCCGTCCGAGATCGAGCTTGAATTGGCCGCCGTCACGGTGCCGTCCTTGCGGAAGGCGGGTTTCAGCTGCGGGATCTTGTCGGGCCGGGCGTTGCCGGGCTGTTCGTCGGTCTCGACGACCGTCTCGCCCTTGCGGGTCGTGACCGTGACCGGCGCGATTTCATCGGCGAACCCGCCCGAGGCAATGGCATCGGTGGCGCGCGACAGGCTGGTCCGCGCATAATCGTCCTGCGCCTCGCGGGTAAAGGCGAATTCGGCCGCGCAATCCTCGGCGAAGGTGCCCATCAGGCGCCCCTTGTCATAGGCGTCCTCGAGCCCGTCAAGAAACATGTGATCCAGCGCCTGCGCATGGCCCAGCCGCGCGCCGGACCGCATCTTCGGCAGCAGATAGGGCGCGTTGGACATGCTTTCCATGCCGCCCGCGACGACCAGACCGGCGCTGCCGGCGCGGATCGCATCGGCGGCCATCATCGCCGCCTGCATCCCCGATCCGCACATCTTGTTCAGCGTCGTGGCGGGCACGGCAGCCGGCAGACCGGCCGCGAACCCCGCCTGCCGCGCCGGGGCCTGACCCTGACCGGCGGGCAGCACGCAGCCCATCAGCAGCGCATCGACCGCGTCCGGCGCGCGGCCCGCCCGTTCCAGCGCCGCGCGAATCGCGACGCCGCCCAGATCGGCCGCGCTCTGCGACGACAGCGCGCCCTGCAATCCCCCCATCGGCGTGCGCGCCGCACCAAGAATATAGACGTCTTGCATGTTCGGACCCTTCCCGGTTGTCTGCTGACCCGCTTACCGGATCGTAACCTTTTGCGTCTAGTCCAGAGATCAGCGAACGCAGATCAAGGACATGACATGCAGCTGACCGTCAGCGACACCGGCGCCCATCTGGTCATCACGGTGAACGAACCCCGGATCGACGCGGCCATCGCCACCCGCTTTCGCGACAAGCTGCGCGACATCGTCATCAAGCACCGCAAACCGGTCGAGATCGAGATGCGGGCGGTCGATTTCATGGACAGTTCCGGCCTTGGCGCCATGATCGCCCTGCGCAAGGTGCTGCCCGACGGGATGCCGATGATCCTGCGCGGCCTGACCCCCAATGTCGAGCGTGTGTTCCGCCTGACGCGCATGGACACGGTGTTCGACATCCGCCCCCTGACAGAAAGCGAGGAGCAACGGGAATGACCTCGACCGAACGGCAGAATGCCGGGCTGAACGCGCGCGCCGCGACGCGCACGCAGCCGATGTTTCACCGCGTGCTGACGGCCAGCCCCGACGCGGTGCGGGGCGCGCTGATCGACATCAGGGCGCGGTTCCGCACCGAGATCGGCGAAGACACGCTGGGCCGGCTGGAACTGGTCCTGGCCGAGGTGATGAACAACGTCACCGAACACGCGGCCATTCCCGCGGGACATATCCGCCCGCCCTCGATCCATATCAGCATCGTGCGCCACGATACCGGGCTGGCCTGCGCGATCACCGATGACGGCGTGTCCCTGCCGGCCGCGTGCATCCTGCCGCGCAGCCTGCCCGTCATCGACCCGCAGGATCTGCCCGAAGGCGGGTTCGGCTGGTATCTGATCCAGGATCTGACGCAGGCCCTGTGCTATTACCGCGAAGGGCCGCGCAACTTTCTGGCCTTCAGCGTGCCCTTCACCGACGGCGCGGAACGCTGACGCCTAGTTCAGGCTGACCGCCAGCGGATAGCGGCCATCGGCGAAATCGCCGAACATGTCCTGCACGTCGGGATGTTCCAAAGGCTCGCCCGAGGCGTCGGGAACCAGGTTCTGTTCGGACACATAGGCCACGTAATAGGTTGCCTCGGTTTCGGCATAAAGGTGGTAGAACGGCTGATCCTTGTGCGGGCGAACGTCTTCGGGAATCGATTCGTACCATTCCTCGGTATTGGCGAATTCCGGATCGACATCGAAGATCACGCCGCGGAACGGGCGGTCACGGTGACGGACCACCTGACCGAGGCTGAATTTCGCGATGCGGTTCTGTTCCTGCATTGGGGACGTTTCCATGATCGGACAAACCATTCTTCCAGATTGTCGGGCGTTCTAATCCCGTGGGCCGATTCTGTCCACCGGATCGCCGCAATTTGCATGAAACCGCGGCGGATCGCCCGCCTGTGGTCGCCTATTGCTGCCCGGTGCCGCCCGATGTCGCGTCGAACAGGGGCACCGTCGAAATCGACATCTTGGCCGAGCCCTCGGACAGTTCGTTTGCGTGCGCAAGATAGATCAGCACCCGGTTTTCCTCGTCATAGATGCGCTTGACGCGCAGCGACTTGAACACCAGCGACCGGCTTTGGCTGAACACGTCCTCGCCGCTTGCGCCGCGCTTGATCTGATCAAGCGCGATCGGGCCGGTCTGGGCGCACTCGATGGCGCTGTTCGACGGGTCCTCGAACCAGTTTCCCTGGCTCAGCCGATCCAGCATCGACCGGCTGAAATAGGACAGATGACAGGTCACGCCGCCGACTTTCGGATCGCGGATCGCCTCGACCACGATGTCGTTGCCGACCCAGTCCACGCCGACCTTGGCCACCTGTTCGGCGGCGGCGCTTACGGGGAATGTCAGCAGCGCAAGGGCAAGCAGGCGTTTCATCCATCTACTCCGGGATCAGGGGGACACGACCGTCATCGGTCAGAAGATGCACCGCGCCGCCCTCGATCACAACCGCGCAAAGCGGCCGGCCATAGGCGGCGCCGCCGTCAAGGTTCAGCCGGTTGCCATGATGCGTCGCGGTTTGCAGCGCCGTGTGGCCATGCACGATCAGCGGCCCGT is part of the Paracoccus stylophorae genome and encodes:
- a CDS encoding peptidase, coding for MTYCVGLKLNAGLVLLSDTRTNAGLDNIACYRKMFFFENPAERVIAIMTAGSLSVTQTTLARLDEAIENELADETTSILKAPTMLQVATIIGDTLSRTRREIADQCRDLRQQASASMIVAGQRAGGDMRMFLIYPEGNFIEATEDTPFLQIGEHKYGKPILDRVVTPATSLADAQKAVLLSMDSTLRSNLSVGMPLDLAVIEKDACAVSARRRILEGDSDFMDMSAAWSAALRDSFVKVSI
- a CDS encoding transglutaminase family protein; its protein translation is MKLRISHRTVYRYDRPIRNIVQSLRLKPSVFEGQQTQDWKIEVAGGMCGPVFRDGAGDWIEGWTVRGPTQEITVISSGGIETRDMAGVLRGHREMIHPLTYLQTTRATEPAANLRQLADSVAHGDDTLDLAHRLSHAVSDAIAFRPGVTQARTTAAEALEQGEGVCQDHTHALIALARMKDLPARYVSGYLHSSSSGEAQDAAHAWAEIHVGSLGWVGFDAANASCPDDRYVRLGSGLDAPDAAPIRGIGMGAGVENLDVAVQVDEVESFQSQSQSQG
- a CDS encoding alpha-E domain-containing protein, whose translation is MLSRTASNLFWMGRHLERAETAARLLDVGQRITLLPNTEAGYQNEWNSLLQASGTSNLFARKHGEVTQEKIEEFIFFDRDNPSSVVSCIEKAREGGRIVRTALTSAAWDALNVAYQELRKIERQPRSAVDTASLSDFILSRTATVRGAINSTQLRNDGWHFMHLGYGLERADATARLLDVKYFVLLPRVEFVGSGLDNYQWQVILRALSAHRAFHWAYGGDVSAGRVADFLILNGESPRSLITSLYEAVWHLEGIARRYGDNVPTTARDKSREVLAALQARDIDAIFDEGLHEFLSWFIGEIEAVSGLVHEDYLLGGS
- a CDS encoding circularly permuted type 2 ATP-grasp protein, translated to MDCYNEMFEGDRVRDPYARLRDWVDTMPADFRQMKQAEAEDLFRRIGITFAVYGENADPDRLIPFDMMPRVFEPAEWRKLERGIKQRARALNAFLRDVYGRGEILRAGRIPARLVYRNDAYEKAVVGVVPPRGVYSHIIGIDLVRTAQDEFFVLEDNCRTPSGVSYMLENREIMMRMFPQLFRHNRIEPVDQYPDLLRRTLESVAPPKCNDRPTCVILTPGHFNSAYYEHSFLANLMGVELVEGADLFVDGEFVFMRTTQGPKRVDVIYRRIDDLFLDPLCFRPDSMLGVPGLMDVYRSGGVSICSAPGAGVADDKAIYTFVPEMIRFYLGEEPLLQNVQTWTLWKDDDYRHVMANLPDLVVKEVHGSGGYGMLVGPKASKQEIEDFRKKIEANPGNYIAQPTLSLSTCPTFVEEGIAPRHVDLRPFCLCGDRIELVPGGLTRVALREGSLVVNSSQGGGVKDTWVLSE
- a CDS encoding acetyl-CoA C-acyltransferase; amino-acid sequence: MQDVYILGAARTPMGGLQGALSSQSAADLGGVAIRAALERAGRAPDAVDALLMGCVLPAGQGQAPARQAGFAAGLPAAVPATTLNKMCGSGMQAAMMAADAIRAGSAGLVVAGGMESMSNAPYLLPKMRSGARLGHAQALDHMFLDGLEDAYDKGRLMGTFAEDCAAEFAFTREAQDDYARTSLSRATDAIASGGFADEIAPVTVTTRKGETVVETDEQPGNARPDKIPQLKPAFRKDGTVTAANSSSISDGAAALVIGSAREGALARIVGHASHAQAPGQFPTAPVPAAEKLLDRVGWARDSVDLWEVNEAFAVVPMAFMARMGLDHAQVNVNGGACALGHPIGASGARIIVTLIHALKARGGTRGVAAICIGGGEGTAIAIELV
- a CDS encoding STAS domain-containing protein; the encoded protein is MQLTVSDTGAHLVITVNEPRIDAAIATRFRDKLRDIVIKHRKPVEIEMRAVDFMDSSGLGAMIALRKVLPDGMPMILRGLTPNVERVFRLTRMDTVFDIRPLTESEEQRE
- a CDS encoding ATP-binding protein encodes the protein MTSTERQNAGLNARAATRTQPMFHRVLTASPDAVRGALIDIRARFRTEIGEDTLGRLELVLAEVMNNVTEHAAIPAGHIRPPSIHISIVRHDTGLACAITDDGVSLPAACILPRSLPVIDPQDLPEGGFGWYLIQDLTQALCYYREGPRNFLAFSVPFTDGAER
- the hspQ gene encoding heat shock protein HspQ, which translates into the protein MQEQNRIAKFSLGQVVRHRDRPFRGVIFDVDPEFANTEEWYESIPEDVRPHKDQPFYHLYAETEATYYVAYVSEQNLVPDASGEPLEHPDVQDMFGDFADGRYPLAVSLN
- a CDS encoding CreA family protein; amino-acid sequence: MKRLLALALLTFPVSAAAEQVAKVGVDWVGNDIVVEAIRDPKVGGVTCHLSYFSRSMLDRLSQGNWFEDPSNSAIECAQTGPIALDQIKRGASGEDVFSQSRSLVFKSLRVKRIYDEENRVLIYLAHANELSEGSAKMSISTVPLFDATSGGTGQQ